Proteins from a single region of Haloarcula laminariae:
- a CDS encoding Hsp20/alpha crystallin family protein: MRRDDDDPFDEFFREIERMMDEMMGSEGDVHIDRDGPADGGDLHVDVHETDEHVRVVADIPGVEKDGIDLKCDGSVLTIDAGTHNREYHERLTLPSRVDEHSASATYNNGVLEVTFDREDESADIEL, encoded by the coding sequence ATGAGACGGGACGACGACGACCCCTTCGACGAGTTCTTCCGGGAGATAGAGCGGATGATGGACGAGATGATGGGCTCGGAAGGGGACGTCCACATCGACCGCGATGGGCCCGCCGACGGCGGTGACCTCCACGTCGACGTTCACGAGACCGACGAGCACGTCCGCGTCGTCGCCGACATCCCCGGCGTCGAGAAGGACGGCATCGACCTGAAATGCGACGGGAGCGTCCTCACCATCGACGCCGGCACGCACAACCGCGAGTACCACGAGCGGCTCACCCTCCCCAGCCGCGTCGACGAGCACTCCGCCTCGGCAACCTACAACAACGGCGTCCTCGAAGTCACCTTCGACCGCGAGGACGAGTCCGCCGACATCGAGCTGTAA
- the gap gene encoding type I glyceraldehyde-3-phosphate dehydrogenase, producing the protein MSDPVRVGLNGFGRIGRNVMRASLDNDNVEIVGINDVMDDSEIDYFAKYDTVMGELPGAGVEDGVLSVDGTDFEAGVFHETDPTELPWDELDVDVAFEATGIFRTYDDAAQHLEAGADKVLISAPPKGDKEVKQIVYGVNEDEYDGEDVVSNASCTTNSITPVAKVLDDAFGIESGQLTTVHAYTGSQNLMDGPNSKPRRRRAAAENIIPTSTGAAQAATEVLPQLEGKLDGMAIRVPVPNGSITELVVDLEDDVTEEEVNAAFEDAASGELEGTLGVTDEEIVSSDILGDPYSSQVDLNSTNIVNGLTKILTWYDNEYGFSCRMLDVAEYITEN; encoded by the coding sequence ATGAGTGACCCAGTCCGCGTCGGCCTGAACGGCTTCGGCCGTATCGGCCGCAACGTAATGCGCGCTTCGCTGGACAACGACAACGTCGAGATCGTCGGTATCAACGACGTGATGGACGACAGCGAGATCGACTACTTCGCCAAGTACGACACCGTCATGGGCGAACTGCCCGGAGCGGGCGTCGAGGACGGCGTCCTGAGCGTCGACGGGACGGACTTCGAGGCCGGCGTCTTCCACGAGACCGACCCCACAGAGCTGCCGTGGGACGAGCTCGACGTCGACGTCGCCTTCGAGGCGACCGGCATCTTCCGCACCTACGACGACGCCGCCCAGCACCTCGAAGCGGGCGCCGACAAGGTGCTCATCTCCGCCCCGCCGAAAGGCGACAAGGAGGTCAAGCAAATCGTCTACGGGGTCAACGAGGACGAGTACGACGGCGAGGACGTCGTCTCGAACGCCTCCTGTACGACGAACTCCATCACGCCGGTCGCGAAGGTGCTGGACGACGCGTTCGGCATCGAGTCTGGCCAGCTGACGACCGTCCACGCCTACACCGGCTCCCAGAACCTGATGGACGGCCCCAACAGCAAGCCCCGCCGGCGCCGCGCCGCGGCGGAGAACATCATCCCGACCTCGACGGGCGCCGCACAGGCGGCAACCGAGGTCCTCCCCCAGCTTGAGGGGAAGCTCGACGGGATGGCCATCCGCGTCCCGGTCCCGAACGGCTCCATCACCGAGCTGGTCGTCGACCTCGAGGACGACGTGACCGAGGAGGAGGTCAACGCCGCCTTCGAGGACGCCGCATCGGGCGAGCTCGAGGGGACGCTGGGCGTCACCGACGAGGAGATCGTCTCCTCGGACATCCTCGGTGACCCCTACTCCTCGCAGGTCGACCTGAACTCGACGAACATCGTCAACGGCCTGACGAAGATTCTCACCTGGTACGACAACGAGTACGGCTTCTCGTGTCGCATGCTCGACGTCGCCGAGTACATCACCGAGAACTAG
- a CDS encoding ATP-grasp domain-containing protein, producing the protein MLRLAVATNSETYERMREPLADRGIEVGHVATTERAIPLAGSPYDDYDVGFVYPSRMMEGGVADAMLSVPWVNGREAVLRSRNKADVLARLGRADVPVPESVMVSNPADESELVAAYEALDPPVVVKPNSTTRGVGVTTARDLDSFLGIADYLDLVHDYRATGDRSFLVQEFLPGARDYRAMVVGGEYVGAVERRLPTDARERGRWKHNVHRGAVAEGVDLPDDLRRLAERAADALDIDYLGVDLLVTDDRTVVNETNARPTIDSATKYEAGFWDGVAALVRATANG; encoded by the coding sequence ATGCTACGGCTCGCGGTCGCCACGAACAGCGAGACCTACGAGCGCATGCGCGAGCCCCTGGCCGACCGGGGCATCGAGGTCGGTCACGTCGCCACAACCGAGCGCGCGATTCCCCTCGCGGGGAGTCCCTACGACGACTACGACGTGGGCTTTGTCTACCCGTCGCGGATGATGGAGGGCGGGGTCGCCGACGCCATGCTCTCCGTGCCGTGGGTCAACGGCCGCGAGGCCGTCCTCCGGTCGCGCAACAAGGCCGACGTGCTGGCCCGGCTGGGCCGGGCGGACGTGCCGGTCCCCGAGAGCGTCATGGTGTCGAACCCGGCCGACGAGTCCGAGCTGGTCGCGGCCTACGAGGCGCTGGACCCGCCGGTCGTGGTCAAGCCCAACTCCACGACCCGCGGCGTCGGCGTGACGACGGCCCGGGACCTGGATTCCTTCCTGGGCATCGCCGACTACCTCGACCTGGTCCACGACTACCGGGCGACCGGCGACCGCTCCTTCCTCGTCCAGGAGTTCCTCCCCGGCGCCCGCGACTACCGGGCGATGGTCGTCGGTGGCGAGTACGTCGGCGCGGTCGAGCGACGGTTGCCGACCGACGCCCGCGAGCGCGGCCGCTGGAAGCACAACGTCCACCGGGGCGCGGTCGCCGAGGGGGTCGACCTGCCCGACGACCTCCGGCGGCTGGCCGAGCGGGCCGCCGACGCCCTCGATATCGACTACCTCGGCGTCGACCTGCTCGTGACCGACGACCGGACGGTGGTCAACGAGACCAACGCACGGCCGACCATCGACAGCGCGACGAAGTACGAGGCGGGGTTCTGGGACGGAGTGGCGGCGCTGGTTCGGGCGACAGCGAACGGGTAA
- a CDS encoding 50S ribosomal protein L16, with amino-acid sequence MSDKPASMYRDIDKPSYTRREYITGIPGSKIAQHEMGRKTKDKDEYPVQISLIVEEEVQLRHGSLEASRLSANRHLIKTIGEEGDYRMTLRKFPHQVLRENKQATGAGADRVSDGMRAAFGKIVGTAARMQAGEQLFTAYCNVEDADHVKEAFRRAYNKITPACRIKVEKGEELLIS; translated from the coding sequence ATGTCCGACAAACCAGCCTCGATGTACCGGGACATCGACAAGCCGTCCTACACCCGGCGCGAGTACATCACGGGCATCCCCGGTTCGAAGATCGCACAGCACGAGATGGGTCGCAAGACCAAAGACAAGGACGAGTACCCCGTCCAGATCAGCCTCATCGTCGAGGAAGAGGTCCAGCTCCGTCACGGCTCGCTGGAGGCCTCGCGCCTCTCCGCGAACCGCCACCTCATCAAGACCATCGGCGAGGAGGGTGACTACCGCATGACCCTGCGGAAGTTCCCCCACCAGGTCCTGCGCGAGAACAAGCAGGCGACCGGCGCCGGCGCCGACCGTGTCTCCGACGGGATGCGGGCCGCCTTCGGGAAGATTGTCGGCACCGCCGCCCGGATGCAGGCCGGCGAGCAGCTCTTTACCGCCTACTGCAACGTCGAGGACGCCGACCACGTCAAGGAGGCGTTCCGCCGTGCGTACAACAAGATCACGCCCGCCTGTCGCATCAAGGTCGAAAAGGGCGAAGAGCTCCTCATTTCCTGA